In the Leptolyngbya sp. FACHB-261 genome, GTTTGCTGAGCGAGCCCGGCGCTTCTCTGGCTGAGCAGCTTCCCGACGTGGAGCAGCTTGTGGAGCGGCTGCGGAGTCAAATAACTCCTCATCTAAAATCTCATTGCAGAGATCAACACATTCATCGCAAATGTAAACTCCAGGGCCAGCAATCAGCTTGCGCACCTGCTCCTGAGACTTGCCACAGAAAGAGCATTTCAGATGAGAGTCGTACGGCTTGGACATAGTAGGCGTCTCACTTCAGTGCGCTCGGCGTTGCACCACCCGGACCCGAAAGCGGCTGTCGGGAGATGACCTCATCAATGAGACCATAGTCCTTCGCCTCCGCTGGAGACATGAAAAAGTCTCGCTCAGTATCTCGCTCAATGCGCTCTAGGGGCTGCTTCGTATGGCGAGCTAGAAGCTCATTCAGCTTTTGCTTGTGGTAAAGAATTTCTTTCGCCTGGATTTCAATGTCCACTGCTTGACCTTGCGCACCGCCTAGAGGCTGGTGAATCATGATCCGAGCATTGGGCAGCGAGCGACGTTTGCCTGGCGCCCCACCAGTCAGTAGAAAAGCTCCCATGCTGGCAGCTAATCCCATGCAAACGGTGACCACATCGGGTCGAACGTGTTGCATCGTGTCATAAATCCCCATGCCTGCGGTGACCGAACCACCAGGCGAGTTGATGTAGAGGTAGATGTCAGCATCCGGATCCTCTGCTTCCAGGTAAAGCATCTGAGCCACGATGACATTAGCAACTGCATCATCCACGGGCGTTCCCAATAGAATGATGCGCTCTCGCAACAAGCGCGAGAAAATATCAAAGGCTCGGTCGCCGCCACTGGAAGGCTCAACAACCAGGGGAATGGCACTTTGGGGAGAAGGCTGAGCGGTCTCAGCAGTCACCGCTCCGGTAGCACCGTACTCAGAAGCCAGTTGCCAGGATGTCCACATCGAAGATCGCATCAAGTCAAGGAAACTCCCTCTAGACAGCCCAGACATAGTATTCCTCACTACTCGCCATTATGCCCCATCTCAAAAAGGACTGCTGGAACTTCACAGTCCCTAAATTACGTACCGGTGATGAGTTAGCCCTTGCATGGCATAAGGCACGCTCTTCACAAGTCACCTATGCTTCTGCAGCCTCTTCAGCTACTTCCTCAGCAGAAGTCTCAATAGGTTCGGAACCTTCTGCTTCTTCAGCTGTATCGCCAATTTCTGCAGCTGCGTCAACAACTGCGTCTGATGCTTCTTCTGGAGGCTTCGGTTCAACTAATTCCACAGTGGAGTTGGACTTTAACCAGTCAAGAATCTGCTCAGTCAGAAGCTCATCTTCCACTAGCTCTTTTAACTTATTGCGATCGATGTCACGGTCGCCGTACTGTTCAATCAACGTGCCGAGCCGTTCTTCAAGAGCTGCGGGTTCTACCTTCAGACCCTCCCGCTTCGAGATTTCTGCTAGAACCAGAGTTCGCTGAAGCCGCTCAATTGCTTCAGGCCGAGAGCGCTCCCGCAGCATGGGCAAGTTCTGCTGGGTGAAGAGTTGATTGATATCAACCCCCCGTTGCTGCAAATTCATCGCGCTCTGGTTGAGCAAGTAGTCAATCTCGCGACGTACCAAGGTTTCCGGTAGCTCAACCTCGACTTCCTTCAGTAGAGCCTCAAGGATCGCTCGTTCTTTATTGGCTTCGGTCTGCTGCTCAGCTTCGTCGCGATATTCCTGTTCTAAAGAAGCGCGTAGTTCCGCAAGAGTCTCGTGCTCACTGGCATCCTGGGCGAACTCATCATTGAGTTCCGGTAATTCACGCGTTTTGATGTCCTTAAGGGTAATTGTAAAAACTGCCGGTTTACCGGCAAGCTTTGCCTCTGGATAACCCTCCGGAAATTTCACGGGAACTTCGCGCGTCTCATTGATGGCCATACCGACCACCCCCTCAATGAAGCCCTCTACAAAGCGGCCTTCACTGAGTTCAATCTGGAAATCCTCAGCTTTGCCCCCTTCAATAGGTTCACCGTCTTCGGTTCGCCCCTCGAAGTCCACTAAGGCTACATCGCCCATAGCAGCTGGGCGGTCTTCGACAGGTACCAGTGTAGAGCGTTGCGTGCGGTATTCATCAAGCGTCTTGTCAACTCGGCTTGGGTCGTAATCGACGCGCTCAGCAGTGACAGACAAATTCTTGTAGGTGCCTAGCTTGACCTCAGGACGGACATCGACTGCTGCCGTGAAGGTCAGAGGGGCACCAGGTTTAAAGTTCTGGAGCAAATCCTCCATCTCGGACTTGAGCTGGAAGTTGCCGATCGCTTGGATCTCCTGCTCTTCGATAGCCTGACTAAGGCTGTCTTGAATCAGTTCCTCCAGGACAGCAGCGCTAATGCGACCACTGCCAACTCGCTGAATGATTACATGGCGGGGAGCCTTCCCTTTGCGAAAGCCAGGGATATTCATGGAGCGCATAAACTCCTGAACAACCCGTTCATAGACCTTCTGTGACCGCTCGCCTTCGACCTCAATTTCCAGTGCGACCTGGCTGGCTGGCAGCTTTTCCTGGGTAACTTTCATGGACTCCCTACTACTGTTGTCAATTCCCTACAGTTCTTGACGGTGCCAACTTCCATCAGCAAGTGCTCGCCAACCGCCCGTCTATCGCACAGCTAACTGCTCAATCTGTTCAACATCAATGCATTGACAGTGAACGCATTCAAACGCACAGGAAACAGACGGGTTCAGACCGTAGATAGCTATGGTAGCTGAAAGTCAGTGGGGCTGCGGCATGTTTGGCAGGAAACAGTAACTGGGAAACCAGGCAGGAGCAGAGGTTGCCAGAGGTGCTAGGATCGAGTTAGCCTAGCCAGCGATGCGGTTGCTGCAACTTCCTCCACTGCGCCACACTTCGTGGAGAGAAATCCTTACCGCACAAGTCTTGAGGGTATCTGACCAGTTTGTGTTGATTGTTGTACTCGTGTGAGGAGGTTCATTGAGTCAGGCTTATCGGGTAGCAATTCTGGGAGCGACGGGGGCAGTAGGCTCGGAGCTGCTAGAGCTACTGGCTGCTAGAGCATTTCCGCTTTCCGAGTTACGACTGTTGGCTTCGGCTCGGTCAGCTGGCAAGACAATTGATTTTCAGGGTGAGTCGCTGAAGGTTGAGGCGGTTACACCGGAAGCATTTAAGGGAATTGACCTAGTCCTAGCCTCAGCTGGGGGAGATACCTCAACCCAGTGGGCACCCGTTGCGATGGAAGCGGGGGCTGTTGTTGTCGATAACTCCAGCGCTTTCCGCATGGATCCTGAGGTGCCGTTAGTTGTGCCAGAGGTTAATCCAGACGCGGCTAGTCAACACAGTGGTATCATCGCTAATCCAAACTGCACTACCATCTTGATGGCTGTAGCCATATGGCCTTTACATCAAGTTAGGCGAATCCGCCGCATCGTAGCTGCAACCTATCAATCTGCAAGCGGCGCTGGTGCCCAGGCAATGGAGGAAGTGAAGCGTCAGGCTCAGGCCATTCTTGACGGAACGACCCCCGAGACTAAGTGTTTTCCCTATCCTCTGGCGTTCAATTTGTTTCCTCACAATACCCCGCTCAATGAGCAAGGCTATTGCACTGAGGAAATGAAGATGGTCAATGAGACTCGCAAGATCTTTGGCGATGCTGATCTTCGGATCACCGCAACTTGTGTACGGGTACCGGTATTGCGAGCGCATTCAGAGGCAATTAATCTAGAGTTTGAAGAGTATTTTCCAGCCGCTCAGGCTCGCTCAGTGTTGAGCCAGGCTCCGGGTGTAAAGCTAGTTGAAGATTGGCAGAAGAATCACTTTCCGATGCCTATTGAGGCCAGTGGTCAGGACGATGTTTTGGTTGGCCGGATCCGGCAGGACATCTCTAATCCACTGGGGTTAGAACTATGGCTCTGTGGCGACCAGATTCGCAAGGGAGCTGCATTGAACGCGGTACAAATCGCTGAACTCTTGGCGACTCGAGACCTGCTGCGGGTTCCTCTAGCCACACGATAGACTTAGTGCGATTTCGTGATTCAAAGCTAAAAATTTCAAATTCTTTTAGAAGCTAGCAGGTAAGGTGCGAGTGGCGGACTTTGGGCGGGTTCTAACGGCAATGGTCACCCCTTTTACCGAGGATGGTGAAGTCAATTACACTGTCGTACGTGAACTAGCAATCCATCTTGTGAACCACGGCACTGACACATTGGTGGTGTGTGGTACTACTGGAGAATCGCCAACTCTAACTTGGGACGAAGAATACAAACTCTTCCAAGTCATTCGGGAGGCGGTTTCTGGGAATGCTAAGGTGATGGCTGGAACGGGCTCTAACTCTACCCGCGAAGCAATCATCGCTACTGAAAAAGCAGCTAAACTAGAGTTAGATGGAACTTTACAAGTTGTTCCCTACTACAACAAGCCGCCCCAGGAAGGTCTCTACCAGCACTTCAAAGCTATCGCCCAAGCATCTGATTTGCCGATGATGCTCTACAACATTCCAGGGCGGACTGGCTGCAATCTTGAGCCTGAGACGGTGGCCCGCTTAGCTGAAGTGCCGGGCATTGTTGCAATCAAAGAAGCAAGTGGCAATTTGGATCAGGTCAGCCAAATTCGCAGACTGACACCTGCTACTTTCGATATTTACTCTGGGGATGACTCGCTCACCTTACCGATGATGGCAGTCGGAGCGAAAGGGGTGGTCAGTGTTGCTAGTCATCTAGTAGGTGACAAAATCCAGCAAATGGTTCAGGCCTTCAATCACCAACCCAAACAAGCAACGCAGCTTCACTTAGAATTACTACCTTTGTTTAAAGTCTTATTCATCACGACTAACCCCATTATGGTTAAGGCAGCTCTACACCTGCAGGGCTGGTCAGTGGGCAATGTTCGTCCGCCACTTTCGACAATATCTGGCCAGCACTCCGAGATTCTGCACTCAGTGCTGAGCGAACTGAGCCTTATTTAAGTCTCTAAATTGCGTAGCTTACCCAAGTCTTACTGCTCTTTATTCAAGCTTTTGCCGATAGATTTTCGGATCACGATGACCTAAGTACAAAAGTTTGTTTGTCAAGCTTGCTCACTCACCCAAATTGGTTCTTCAAATCACGAAATATATGTCAAATCAAAACTCTCAAATGCCTCTACGTATCATCCCTCTGGGTGGCCTTCACGAGATTGGTAAGAACACTTGCGTGTTCGAGATGAACGACGAGATCATGCTGGTGGATGCTGGTTTAGCCTTTCCATCAACGGAGATGCACGGCGTTAACATCGTGCTGCCTGATGTCACTTACTTGCGCCAAAATCGCCATCGCATCAAGGGCATGATCGTTACCCACGGTCACGAAGACCATATTGGTGGCATTCCCTTTCACCTGAAGCAGCTTGATATCCCTGTGATCTATGGCCCTCGCTTGGCTATGGCACTCCTGCAGGGCAAGTTAGACGAAGCGGGTGTCGCTGATCGTACCGAGCTACGAACGGTTGGGCCTCGAGATATTGTGCGCATTGGCAACAATTTCTTTGTTGAATTTATTCGCAACACTCACTCGATTGCTGACAGCTTTAGTTTGGCGATTAATACGCCTGCTGGTCTGGTAATTTTTACAGGCGACTTCAAGTTTGACCACACACCGGTTGATGGGGAAGCCTTTGATCTACACCGCCTGGCGGAGCACGGTGAGAAAGGTGTCCTCTGCTTGGTTAGCGACTCGACCAACTCTGAAATACCAGGGTTCACCCCCTCAGAGCGCTCGGTCTTCCCTAACTTAGATCGGGTCTTCTCGCAGGCTAGTGGTCGCTTAATCGTGACTACCTTTGCATCCTCTGTGCATCGGGTCAACATGATCCTGCAACTGGCCAAAAAGCATGGCCGTGTGGTTTCAGTCTTGGGGCGCTCGATGCTTAACGTCATCGCTCATGCCCGCAATCTCGGCTACATCAAGTGTGACGACGACTTATTCGTGCCGATGCACATGGTTCGTCAGATGCCAGATGAGAACATTCTGATCCTGACTACAGGCTCTCAGGGTGAGCCGATGGCAGCCTTGACCCGAATTGCTAACGGCGAGCATAGACAATTAGAAATTCGTGAAGGTGACACGGTTGTCTTCTCTGCTAACCCAATCCCTGGCAACACCATTGCTGTAGTCCAGACTATCGACAAGTTGATGGCCATGGGTGCCAAGGTCGTCTACGGACGAGATAAGGGCATCCACGTCTCCGGTCATGGCTGCCAGGAAGACCAGAAGTTGATGCTGGCCCTCACCCGACCCAAGTTCTTTGTGCCGGTTCACGGTGAGCACCGCATGCTGGTGAAGCACTCTGAGACAGCGCAGAGCATGGGAGTCCCCAAAGAGAACATTGTCATCATTCAGAACGGCGATGTGATCGAGCTGACCCCTGATGCTATCGGGGTTGGCGATAAGGTTCCTTCAGGTATTGAGCTTGTGGATGCCTCCCGCGGTGGCGTCGTCGGTGGTGAAGTCCTCAAGGAGCGTCAGCAGATTGCTGGCGATGGGGTGATCACCGTTGCAGTAGCAATCGGCCTCGATGGCAAATTCTTGGCCAAGCCCGAAATTCATCTCAGTGGTGTGGTTCTGCCCATCGAGCGTTCGCTGTTTCAAAAGCGGGTTCGCGAAACCTTGGACAAGGGTCTAGAGGCAAGGTGGCCAGAGTACGCTCGTTCGCTTGAGAAGGGTGAGGTAGACATTGACTGGGCCGGGCTAAAGCACCATCTAGAGCGGGATGTGCAGAGAATGGTGCGCGGCGAGATGCAGGGCCGACCCATGTTGGTCTTTATGCTACAAGCGCCTGAAACCGCTTCTGTCAAACGCTCTAGCAGCCCCGTTCCAGCTGCAAGCAACACTTCCTCAGCACCAGCAGCTCCCAAAACTGTGGCCGAAGAAGCATCGACCCCAGCTAAACGGCGGCGTAGCACCGCTAAAGTTGCTTCCTAGGCTTAGTGCTGACCACCGGCAGCTTATGAGCTGCTGGTGGTCAGGCTAGATACTTCGGTTTTAGCCCTAAACTTAGCTGTGACTGGCGAGCTGAGCTAACTGGCGAGGCTGCAACAACTTAAGAGTTTTGAGGGCTGGGTCAATTTGGATCCAGCCCTTACTTTGTAGCTTCTCCATCAACCGAGCGGCCTCGTCCACACTGATATCACTCACATCTGCTAAATCTCGTAGGGGAAGGTTAAACAGCTCCACTTCTTTCTGCTGGGCTGTACCGTAGCTCTCTGCCAAGGTGACTAGGAGGCTAGCCAGTTTGACAGCAGGCGACTCATAGCGCAGTTGGGCACGGTGATTAGCTTGCCGTAAGCGTTTTACCATCAACTGCAACATGCGGTAATGCAGATTGGGATCCTTGTGTAGCGCCTCAGTGAAGAATTGAGCAGGAACGCTGAGCAGATGAACAGGGGAGAAAGCCACAACATCTGTTGAACGGGGCAGCTCGTCCAGGACCGCCATTTCACCAAAAAAATCTCCTTTACCCAGAATGGCTAGGGTCAAAGGTTCCTTGCCCGCTAGGCGACGCACCTTTATCCAACCAGCAGCAATCAGGTAAACGGCATTGCCCCAAGCATCTTCCATTAGCACTGTGCGCTCTGCCGGATAGTCGCGCTCTACCGAGACTGACAGTAGCCAATCTATCGTTTCTGGACTGGCTGACTTAAAGAGCGGAAACAGCTCACTAAAACAGGTGGTCTGCATGGAGTCATCAAGGGTGGGGAGACACAGCAGGGGTGTTAGCCTCTGCTCATCCATATTGCCCTTTTTATACTGTCCTCAAAACCGTTTATGGTGGAAGCTCGGTTGCAAGGAAGTGCAAGGGGAGCCACTATCTTGGTCAAGGTGCGCTGTGGAGATGTGGAATTTAGTGGGGTGCAGGCAATTATCTTCGATAAAGATGGCACCCTCTGCGATGCAGCTGAGTATCTACGCAGCTTGGCCCAACGCCGCGCTAGACTTCTAGATGCTCAAATTCCTGGCGTGCAAGAGCCAGTGTTGATGGCTTTCGGGGTCGATGAGAGCAGCAACCTAAATCCCAATGGTTTGATGGCTATCGGTAGCCGCCGCGAAAACGAGGTGGCTGCTGCTGCCTATGTGGCTGAAACCGGTCGCGATTGGACAGAGGCCTTAAGGACCGCGCAACGAGCTTTTGCCGAAGCGGATCAATTCTTGCCCCGGCTCAAGCACGCTCCTCTATTTCCAGAAGTTCCACGCGTGCTACAGGCTCTAGCAGCGGCAGGTTTGAAGTTAGGCATTCTCTCATCAGACACGGGGGCAAATGTGCGGGCTTTTGTCGAGCATTTTGGCCTAACTCAGCTAGTCAGCTGTGCAATGGGCGTAGATGAAGGACATAGCAAGCCGGATCCGGACTTACTCCGTCAAGCTTGTGCTGAGCTGAAAGTTGAGCCCAGCGCAACTCTAATGGTGGGTGATAGCCCTGCCGATATGCAGATGGCGCAGCAGGCAGGGGCTCTTGGTTGCGTAGCTGTAACCTGTGGACTATCGCCTGCCCATCAGCTCAGACAGGCTAACGCCATCGTTCCTAACTTAAGTGCTCTAACAGTTATTCCTTAAACGTTGCCGCCCAAAGTGGCAACGCTCAGCTCTCCCAGCTTTTTAGTCAGCTTGGCGTTTTCGCGGTAGTCTACGGGACAATCAATAACCACCGGGACCTCTTGAGCCAGGGCCCGTTTGAGGGTGGGCACCAATTCAGCCGCTGAATTAATGCGGTAACCTTTGACCCCCATCGCCTCAGCCAGAGCAACAAAGTCTGGGTTGCCAAACTTGACAAAGGCCGAACGTCCGTATTGCACTTCCTGCTTCCACTCAATCAGGCCGTAACCACCATCGTTAAAAATCAGCACGACAAAAGCCGTGCCCACTCGTACAGCAGTTTCTAGCTCCTGCATATTCATCATGAAGCCGCCATCACCCGTAACTGCCACTACTTTGCGTTCTGGATAGACCAGTTTGGCGGCAATGGCACCGGGTAAGGCAATCCCCATAGCGGCGAAGCCATTTGAGATGAGGCAAGTATTTGGCTCAATGGCGTGGTAGTGGCGGGCAATCCACATTTTGTGCGCTCCAACATCAGAGATCAAAATGTCTTGAGAGCGCAAAACTTGGCGCAGGTCGTAAATAACTTTCTGCGGCTTCAGGGGGAAACTCGTGTCATTCGCTTCAGCAGTGTAGTCCTCCCATAGAAGAGGTCGCAAATTTAGAGCGGCAGGAGCAGCGTGCTCACTACGGTTTGCATAACTAATAATGCGCTCCAGAGAGGTTGCAATTGCTCCTACAACTTCAACCTCAGGCATGTAGTCGCGGTCAACTTCTGAGGGCGTCATCGAAACATGAATCACCTGAGAATTGTGCTCAGGGTTCCATTTTGTAGGGCCATACTCGATTAGGTCATAGCCCACTGCAATAATCAAATCGCTTTGATCGAATCCGAAGGCAATATAGTCCCGTGCCTGTAGCCCAACTGTCCATAGAGACAAAGGATGAGTATAAGGAATTGCGCCTTTACCCATAAAGGTATTGGTTACTGGAATATTTAGGGTTTCGGCAAAATGAATAAGCGCAGCAGTAGCCTTGGCTCGAATCACACCGTTGCCGGCCAAAATCATTGGGTTGCGGGCTTGAGAAATCAGTTTAGCCGCATGACGAATACAGACATCAGCAGCTTCTGCATCACAAAACGATTGGGGATTGAGGGGGATTTCATGACCTTCCCGCACAGGCAGATCAGCGATATCTTCTGGCAAGTCAATGTGAGTAGCCCCAGGTTTCTCTGACTCCGCCAGCTTGAATGCCTTGCGCACCACTTCGCCAACCGTGTCGCGTTGAGCGATCTGAGTATTCCATTTAGTAACCGGGCGAAACATCGACACCAGATCTAGATACTGGTGAGACTCTTTGTGCATCGTTTTCGTGCTGACTTGGCCGGTGATTGCGACCAGCGGAGCACTGTCTAAATTGGCGTCGGCAACACCAGTCATCAGGTTCGTAGCGCCAGGGCCCAGGGTAGACATGCAAACCCCGGCCTTGCCGGTGAGTCGACCATAGACATCTGCCATAAAAGCACCACCCTGCTCATGCCGTACAGGAATGAACTGAATAGTGGAACCGATCAAAGCATCAAGCACCGCCATATTTTCCTCGCCGGGCAGCCCAAAGATGTATTGGACTCCCTCTTTTTCCAGAGACCGGACTAGGAGTTCAGCCGCTTTCATACGGTTACAAACCTACGAATACACAGGTGCTCCTCAATATTGCCCTCCTCAGTCTTGTCCTATCGCACTTGTTTGAGCGCTGTGTCTTAGCTTGCTAACGCATCTACCCGAAGGGCCTTGGCAATTTGCTGAGATTGAGTTGAAAAATTCGGTAGTCTAAACTACGCTGATGATGCTCCAGGTTCCCCCAACTGCAACTTTTTCCCGCCATGACGTTCGCAGTTCTCCTCTGCTTTTTGGCCGCTGCTCTGGTTCTTATTGGTGCTGCGGCAACTTTTGTTCGAGCCTTACAGGGCTTTCATCAGACGGATCTCACTTCCAAGCCAGCTAGCCAAGAGCCTGCAGCAGGCCAAGTGCAATGGCAGACGCGAGAAGACATTATTCAGCAGCTAGAGCGGCAGTTTAATAACAGCCCTTCCTCTACGGATTTGCAAGGCCCCTAAATGCCGCGTCCTATTTTGAGAGAAGACGGCTGGCCAGGCCAAGCCTTTCAGGGTGATCAATTGAACTTGATCTTCCAGGGCTATAACCTAGCTCAAGCAACTGCCATTAGTGTTCGTCCGGCCAAGGGTATTGTTGCTGAGTTAGGAGAAGCGACCAGCGACAGTGAACGAACTGCAACCTTGAAAATTAGCTTTGATGCCTACCCAGGCGATAAACGGGTTTGGCTAGAGTCTCCAGAGGGTGAGAGCAATCAACTGCTACTCATTGTTCTCATGTAAGGTTCTCATGTAGGAGCAAGGGCCAGCGATCCCTGGTAGGTTTGGCTAGTCACAGCGAGTTTTTGCAGGCAAATTCTTGCAGAAGTCTGCATCAGCATTCGACCTCCCCTACTAGCTAGCTAGTAATCGTTACTAGTTGAGCTAGTGGGGGTTGTTTGTCTTGTTACATGGGGTAGGGACTGCGTGTATGCTTCTGAGCAAGTGGAATAGTTAACAGTGAGAGGGGGCCGAGCGTGGGGAGATTTTATTGGCGATGGTTACGAGGCTCTAATCTTAGCTCCATGTATCGAGCTCGGTACTAGGGGGAGTGATGGTCGTATACCTTTCAACCCCATCCCAGGAAGAGTTGCTGAGCCGTCGGCGGGAGCTACGTCGTCGTCGTCGTCGCCGTTTATTAGAGACGAGCTGGCGTACCTTGATGCTAGGTAGCCTGACCGGGGGACTAATTTGGGTGACGACCCTGCCCATCTGGATGCTCGATAGTCCTGAGCAGGTCGTGGTTGAAGGCAACGAGGTTCTTTCTGATCAAGCCATTCAATCGCTGCTGCCTTTGTCTTACCCCCAATCTCTAATCCGCCTTCAACCCCAGGACTTAGCGCAACACCTAGAGAGCGTGGCACCGATTCAGTCAGCAACTGTGGCTCGACGGCTGTTTCCACCGGGCTTAGCAGTTACTGTCGAGGAACGGCGTCCAGTGGCTGTCGCAACTCAGGGCAGCGAAACAGGCTTTCTTGATGACAGTGGGGCTTGGATGTCGATGATTACCTATCCTGCCCTTAAGGCGGTCGCTGCTCCACCCCTGCGAGTTATAGGACTTGACGATAGCTTACGGTCTAGCTGGCCTGAGTTATATCAACAGGTGCAGCAAAGCCCAGTGCCCAT is a window encoding:
- the clpP gene encoding ATP-dependent Clp endopeptidase proteolytic subunit ClpP; this encodes MRSSMWTSWQLASEYGATGAVTAETAQPSPQSAIPLVVEPSSGGDRAFDIFSRLLRERIILLGTPVDDAVANVIVAQMLYLEAEDPDADIYLYINSPGGSVTAGMGIYDTMQHVRPDVVTVCMGLAASMGAFLLTGGAPGKRRSLPNARIMIHQPLGGAQGQAVDIEIQAKEILYHKQKLNELLARHTKQPLERIERDTERDFFMSPAEAKDYGLIDEVISRQPLSGPGGATPSALK
- the tig gene encoding trigger factor produces the protein MKVTQEKLPASQVALEIEVEGERSQKVYERVVQEFMRSMNIPGFRKGKAPRHVIIQRVGSGRISAAVLEELIQDSLSQAIEEQEIQAIGNFQLKSEMEDLLQNFKPGAPLTFTAAVDVRPEVKLGTYKNLSVTAERVDYDPSRVDKTLDEYRTQRSTLVPVEDRPAAMGDVALVDFEGRTEDGEPIEGGKAEDFQIELSEGRFVEGFIEGVVGMAINETREVPVKFPEGYPEAKLAGKPAVFTITLKDIKTRELPELNDEFAQDASEHETLAELRASLEQEYRDEAEQQTEANKERAILEALLKEVEVELPETLVRREIDYLLNQSAMNLQQRGVDINQLFTQQNLPMLRERSRPEAIERLQRTLVLAEISKREGLKVEPAALEERLGTLIEQYGDRDIDRNKLKELVEDELLTEQILDWLKSNSTVELVEPKPPEEASDAVVDAAAEIGDTAEEAEGSEPIETSAEEVAEEAAEA
- a CDS encoding aspartate-semialdehyde dehydrogenase, coding for MSQAYRVAILGATGAVGSELLELLAARAFPLSELRLLASARSAGKTIDFQGESLKVEAVTPEAFKGIDLVLASAGGDTSTQWAPVAMEAGAVVVDNSSAFRMDPEVPLVVPEVNPDAASQHSGIIANPNCTTILMAVAIWPLHQVRRIRRIVAATYQSASGAGAQAMEEVKRQAQAILDGTTPETKCFPYPLAFNLFPHNTPLNEQGYCTEEMKMVNETRKIFGDADLRITATCVRVPVLRAHSEAINLEFEEYFPAAQARSVLSQAPGVKLVEDWQKNHFPMPIEASGQDDVLVGRIRQDISNPLGLELWLCGDQIRKGAALNAVQIAELLATRDLLRVPLATR
- the dapA gene encoding 4-hydroxy-tetrahydrodipicolinate synthase — protein: MADFGRVLTAMVTPFTEDGEVNYTVVRELAIHLVNHGTDTLVVCGTTGESPTLTWDEEYKLFQVIREAVSGNAKVMAGTGSNSTREAIIATEKAAKLELDGTLQVVPYYNKPPQEGLYQHFKAIAQASDLPMMLYNIPGRTGCNLEPETVARLAEVPGIVAIKEASGNLDQVSQIRRLTPATFDIYSGDDSLTLPMMAVGAKGVVSVASHLVGDKIQQMVQAFNHQPKQATQLHLELLPLFKVLFITTNPIMVKAALHLQGWSVGNVRPPLSTISGQHSEILHSVLSELSLI
- a CDS encoding ribonuclease J, whose protein sequence is MPLRIIPLGGLHEIGKNTCVFEMNDEIMLVDAGLAFPSTEMHGVNIVLPDVTYLRQNRHRIKGMIVTHGHEDHIGGIPFHLKQLDIPVIYGPRLAMALLQGKLDEAGVADRTELRTVGPRDIVRIGNNFFVEFIRNTHSIADSFSLAINTPAGLVIFTGDFKFDHTPVDGEAFDLHRLAEHGEKGVLCLVSDSTNSEIPGFTPSERSVFPNLDRVFSQASGRLIVTTFASSVHRVNMILQLAKKHGRVVSVLGRSMLNVIAHARNLGYIKCDDDLFVPMHMVRQMPDENILILTTGSQGEPMAALTRIANGEHRQLEIREGDTVVFSANPIPGNTIAVVQTIDKLMAMGAKVVYGRDKGIHVSGHGCQEDQKLMLALTRPKFFVPVHGEHRMLVKHSETAQSMGVPKENIVIIQNGDVIELTPDAIGVGDKVPSGIELVDASRGGVVGGEVLKERQQIAGDGVITVAVAIGLDGKFLAKPEIHLSGVVLPIERSLFQKRVRETLDKGLEARWPEYARSLEKGEVDIDWAGLKHHLERDVQRMVRGEMQGRPMLVFMLQAPETASVKRSSSPVPAASNTSSAPAAPKTVAEEASTPAKRRRSTAKVAS
- a CDS encoding Crp/Fnr family transcriptional regulator, coding for MQTTCFSELFPLFKSASPETIDWLLSVSVERDYPAERTVLMEDAWGNAVYLIAAGWIKVRRLAGKEPLTLAILGKGDFFGEMAVLDELPRSTDVVAFSPVHLLSVPAQFFTEALHKDPNLHYRMLQLMVKRLRQANHRAQLRYESPAVKLASLLVTLAESYGTAQQKEVELFNLPLRDLADVSDISVDEAARLMEKLQSKGWIQIDPALKTLKLLQPRQLAQLASHS
- a CDS encoding HAD family hydrolase; this translates as MVEARLQGSARGATILVKVRCGDVEFSGVQAIIFDKDGTLCDAAEYLRSLAQRRARLLDAQIPGVQEPVLMAFGVDESSNLNPNGLMAIGSRRENEVAAAAYVAETGRDWTEALRTAQRAFAEADQFLPRLKHAPLFPEVPRVLQALAAAGLKLGILSSDTGANVRAFVEHFGLTQLVSCAMGVDEGHSKPDPDLLRQACAELKVEPSATLMVGDSPADMQMAQQAGALGCVAVTCGLSPAHQLRQANAIVPNLSALTVIP
- a CDS encoding acetolactate synthase large subunit, which codes for MKAAELLVRSLEKEGVQYIFGLPGEENMAVLDALIGSTIQFIPVRHEQGGAFMADVYGRLTGKAGVCMSTLGPGATNLMTGVADANLDSAPLVAITGQVSTKTMHKESHQYLDLVSMFRPVTKWNTQIAQRDTVGEVVRKAFKLAESEKPGATHIDLPEDIADLPVREGHEIPLNPQSFCDAEAADVCIRHAAKLISQARNPMILAGNGVIRAKATAALIHFAETLNIPVTNTFMGKGAIPYTHPLSLWTVGLQARDYIAFGFDQSDLIIAVGYDLIEYGPTKWNPEHNSQVIHVSMTPSEVDRDYMPEVEVVGAIATSLERIISYANRSEHAAPAALNLRPLLWEDYTAEANDTSFPLKPQKVIYDLRQVLRSQDILISDVGAHKMWIARHYHAIEPNTCLISNGFAAMGIALPGAIAAKLVYPERKVVAVTGDGGFMMNMQELETAVRVGTAFVVLIFNDGGYGLIEWKQEVQYGRSAFVKFGNPDFVALAEAMGVKGYRINSAAELVPTLKRALAQEVPVVIDCPVDYRENAKLTKKLGELSVATLGGNV
- a CDS encoding cell division protein FtsQ/DivIB, with product MVVYLSTPSQEELLSRRRELRRRRRRRLLETSWRTLMLGSLTGGLIWVTTLPIWMLDSPEQVVVEGNEVLSDQAIQSLLPLSYPQSLIRLQPQDLAQHLESVAPIQSATVARRLFPPGLAVTVEERRPVAVATQGSETGFLDDSGAWMSMITYPALKAVAAPPLRVIGLDDSLRSSWPELYQQVQQSPVPITEINWQDENNLILKTSLATIHCGPYNPDQFQAQLTALDRMRALPTYLNAADITYIDLRNPRAPAITMNRSVANKSTATTGDQAEVDPSAEEAEAPEPATSATER